A part of Aegilops tauschii subsp. strangulata cultivar AL8/78 chromosome 2, Aet v6.0, whole genome shotgun sequence genomic DNA contains:
- the LOC109786231 gene encoding uncharacterized protein isoform X3 — protein sequence MGTRSGEDSTATRWESNGGGFTDLRDGKQFFVDHPGAVPISTAQDEELKKVIGRMTYVECSSKTQQNIKVMFDAAIKVVPAIEAEAEEVEGAESMHGQTNGGGSRDGVPPPPPSSPLSPNFQFDRWEGLQKKSLEESIQARFPQREFSCRIGSAAALLLVQFPC from the exons ATGGGGACGAGGTCGGGTGAAGATTCGACGGCCACACGGTGGGAAAGCAATGGCGGCGGCTTCACCG ATCTGCGGGATGGCAAACAGTTTTTTGTGGATCACCCTGGAGCAGTTCCTATTTCCACCGCTCAG GATGAAGAGCTGAAGAAGGTAATTGGCAGGATGACCTACGTAGAGTGCAGCTCAAAAACACAGCAG aatatcaaggtgatgtttGATGCAGCGATTAAGGTGGTTCCAGCCATTGAAGCAGAAGCAGAAGAAGTGGAAGGCGCAGAAAGTATGCACGGACAGACCAATGGTGGAGGCTCGAGGGACGgagtgccgccgccgccgccatcctcaCCCCTGAGCCCAAACTTCCAATTTGATAGATGGGAGGGTCTGCAGAAGAAGAGCCTGGAAGAG AGCATTCAAGCAAGGTTCCCCCAACGTGAATTCTCTTGTAGGATTGGGTCTGCAGCTGCATTGCTATTAGTGCA GTTTCCTTGCTGA
- the LOC109786221 gene encoding probable serine/threonine-protein kinase PBL19, which translates to MGCLCLFRDKWRRKRRPESSAPPSHSQAAAASYYAACTEPCSHDASVPAGAASTASPACSATATSTSDGSGARPASSKSLGSSARSLPELYGERGAHSLLEFGLSELRGATANFSPLLMVGMGGFGCVYRGALRLPGGNPHGTAVAVKRLNPNGGQGHKEWLAEVQFLGIVEHPNLVKLVGYCATQTDQGPQRLLVYEFMPNKTLDDHLFNPEHPVLPWDVRLQVALGAAEGLLYLHEGLELQIIYRDFKAANILLDEEFRPKLSDFGLAREGPSEGQTHVSTVVMGTYGYAAPDYVQTGHLTTKSDVWSFGVVMYEILTARRSVEKKRPKNEQKLLEWVRRHPADSEQFSEIIDTRLEGRYSMRGARKIAKLANSCLAKYAKNRPTMLEVVERLKLAMQHKELDGQDVRSVEESSLLHEAPTTPPMEDEAAVSARRRMLHLAALGENANAQARRRLMLMRAAAPRT; encoded by the exons ATGGGCTGTCTATGCCTATTCCGGGACAAATGGAGGCGCAAGAGGCGGCCGGAGTCGTCGGCGCCGCCATCCCATTCTCAGGCAGCGGCGGCCTCCTACTACGCCGCCTGCACAGAGCCGTGCTCCCACGACGCGTCGGTACCAGCCGGCGCTGCCTCGACCGCATCGCCAGCTtgcagcgctactgctacgagCACATCCGACGGCTCAGGCGCGCGGCCGGCGTCGAGCAAGTCCTTGGGCTCCTCCGCGCGGAGCCTCCCGGAGCTGTACGGGGAGAGGGGCGCGCACAGCCTGCTGGAGTTCGGTCTCAGCGAGCTCCGTGGCGCCACGGCCAACTTCAGCCCGCTGCTCATGGTCGGCATGGGCGGCTTCGGGTGCGTCTACAGGGGCGCCCTCCGCCTCCCCGGCGGGAACCCCCACGGCACCGCGGTCGCCGTCAAGAGGCTCAACCCCAACGGTGGCCAG GGACACAAGGAATGGCTGGCCGAGGTCCAATTCCTCGGCATCGTCGAGCACCCGAACCTCGTTAAGCTCGTCGGCTACTGCGCAACACAGACCGATCAAGGGCCGCAGAGGCTTCTGGTCTATGAGTTCATGCCCAACAAGACGCTGGACGACCACCTGTTCAACCCAGAGCACCCTGTCCTCCCATGGGACGTCAGGCTGCAGGTAGCACTGGGTGCTGCTGAAGGGTTGCTCTATCTGCACGAGGGCCTTGAGCTTCAG ATTATATACCGCGATTTCAAGGCTGCAAACATACTGTTGGATGAGGAGTTCAGACCCAAACTTTCGGACTTTGGATTAGCAAGGGAGGGGCCATCCGAAGGCCAAACCCATGTATCTACAGTG GTAATGGGAACCTACGGCTACGCAGCTCCGGACTATGTCCAGACAGGGCATCTCACCACCAAGAGCGACGTCTGGAGCTTCGGAGTGGTAATGTATGAAATCCTCACGGCTCGACGCTCGGTAGAGAAAAAACGACCCAAGAACGAACAGAAGCTCCTGGAGTGGGTGAGGCGGCACCCAGCCGACAGCGAACAGTTCAGTGAGATCATCGACACAAGGCTTGAAGGGAGATACTCCATGAGAGGAGCAAGAAAGATCGCCAAGCTGGCCAACAGCTGCCTTGCAAAGTATGCAAAGAACCGCCCCACAATGCTGGAGGTGGTTGAGAGGCTGAAGCTGGCAATGCAGCACAAGGAACTGGATGGTCAGGATGTCCGTTCAGTGGAGGAAAGCTCGCTTCTTCATGAGGCACCAACGACACCACCCATGGAGGATGAGGCTGCGGTGTCGGCAAGGCGGCGGATGCTTCATTTGGCTGCCCTAGGTGAGAATGCAAATGCTCAGGCAAGGAGAAGATTGATGCTCATGAGGGCAGCTGCTCCTCGGACGTGA
- the LOC109786231 gene encoding uncharacterized protein isoform X2, with translation MGTRSGEDSTATRWESNGGGFTDLRDGKQFFVDHPGAVPISTAQDEELKKVIGRMTYVECSSKTQQNIKVMFDAAIKVVPAIEAEAEEVEGAESMHGQTNGGGSRDGVPPPPPSSPLSPNFQFDRWEGLQKKSLEEVMLPEFVILGGSPEESARLKASSNMNELISLLSPQSRLVVTSSGDDLPSDGTLNSDAITVQVLVNDVHVGDSVLVIESLERIVDDSDFEHGTHHHIEVCWWLVPIIFCDRSLACVLSTVEEEKIVLGDCKFFKSTFY, from the exons ATGGGGACGAGGTCGGGTGAAGATTCGACGGCCACACGGTGGGAAAGCAATGGCGGCGGCTTCACCG ATCTGCGGGATGGCAAACAGTTTTTTGTGGATCACCCTGGAGCAGTTCCTATTTCCACCGCTCAG GATGAAGAGCTGAAGAAGGTAATTGGCAGGATGACCTACGTAGAGTGCAGCTCAAAAACACAGCAG aatatcaaggtgatgtttGATGCAGCGATTAAGGTGGTTCCAGCCATTGAAGCAGAAGCAGAAGAAGTGGAAGGCGCAGAAAGTATGCACGGACAGACCAATGGTGGAGGCTCGAGGGACGgagtgccgccgccgccgccatcctcaCCCCTGAGCCCAAACTTCCAATTTGATAGATGGGAGGGTCTGCAGAAGAAGAGCCTGGAAGAG GTCATGCTTCCTGAATTTGTAATTCTGGGCGGATCTCCCGAGGAAAGTGCTCGGCTTAAGGCATCTAGCAATATGAATGAGCTCATT TCACTCTTATCTCCTCAGTCGAGGCTAGTCGTTACATCATCCGGCGATGATCTTCCTTCAGATGGCACTTTGAATTCGGATGCAATAACAGTTCAAGTTCTTGTCAATGATGTCCATGTTGGAGACTCAGTATTGGTTATTGAGTCATTAGAAAGGATAGTTGATGATTCTGACTTTGAACATGGTACCCATCATCATATTGAAGTATGTTGGTGGTTGGTACCAATCATTTTTTGTGATAGAAGCTTGGCATGCGTTTTGTCAACTGTTGAAGAAGAGAAGATTGTCCTAGGCGACTGCAAGTTTTTCAAATCTACCTTCTACTAG
- the LOC109786231 gene encoding uncharacterized protein isoform X1 has translation MGTRSGEDSTATRWESNGGGFTDLRDGKQFFVDHPGAVPISTAQDEELKKVIGRMTYVECSSKTQQNIKVMFDAAIKVVPAIEAEAEEVEGAESMHGQTNGGGSRDGVPPPPPSSPLSPNFQFDRWEGLQKKSLEESIQARFPQREFSCRIGSAAALLLVQFSCMKVSLLNPELAWNSTFFKEPVMLPEFVILGGSPEESARLKASSNMNELISLLSPQSRLVVTSSGDDLPSDGTLNSDAITVQVLVNDVHVGDSVLVIESLERIVDDSDFEHGTHHHIEVCWWLVPIIFCDRSLACVLSTVEEEKIVLGDCKFFKSTFY, from the exons ATGGGGACGAGGTCGGGTGAAGATTCGACGGCCACACGGTGGGAAAGCAATGGCGGCGGCTTCACCG ATCTGCGGGATGGCAAACAGTTTTTTGTGGATCACCCTGGAGCAGTTCCTATTTCCACCGCTCAG GATGAAGAGCTGAAGAAGGTAATTGGCAGGATGACCTACGTAGAGTGCAGCTCAAAAACACAGCAG aatatcaaggtgatgtttGATGCAGCGATTAAGGTGGTTCCAGCCATTGAAGCAGAAGCAGAAGAAGTGGAAGGCGCAGAAAGTATGCACGGACAGACCAATGGTGGAGGCTCGAGGGACGgagtgccgccgccgccgccatcctcaCCCCTGAGCCCAAACTTCCAATTTGATAGATGGGAGGGTCTGCAGAAGAAGAGCCTGGAAGAG AGCATTCAAGCAAGGTTCCCCCAACGTGAATTCTCTTGTAGGATTGGGTCTGCAGCTGCATTGCTATTAGTGCA ATTTTCTTGTATGAAGGTTTCCTTGCTGAACCCTGAATTGGCATGGAATTCAACCTTCTTCAAAGAACCG GTCATGCTTCCTGAATTTGTAATTCTGGGCGGATCTCCCGAGGAAAGTGCTCGGCTTAAGGCATCTAGCAATATGAATGAGCTCATT TCACTCTTATCTCCTCAGTCGAGGCTAGTCGTTACATCATCCGGCGATGATCTTCCTTCAGATGGCACTTTGAATTCGGATGCAATAACAGTTCAAGTTCTTGTCAATGATGTCCATGTTGGAGACTCAGTATTGGTTATTGAGTCATTAGAAAGGATAGTTGATGATTCTGACTTTGAACATGGTACCCATCATCATATTGAAGTATGTTGGTGGTTGGTACCAATCATTTTTTGTGATAGAAGCTTGGCATGCGTTTTGTCAACTGTTGAAGAAGAGAAGATTGTCCTAGGCGACTGCAAGTTTTTCAAATCTACCTTCTACTAG
- the LOC109786232 gene encoding uncharacterized protein — protein MEGLIKGLAKAAIDVLDGGDGRRERDEDRDEAPRRHRPARDAEEGEEDEEGREQRDRSTWAEVVSEKKGGEPEEERRGSRPSRREERREDEGWERTGGRKQQQQQQHPSAHGGSHSQYQGEDRSDGGSRLPQQQAPAHRRQQQEEGEETNDEGWETVGEKKQHGRPQQCEAWNAYKRPPSEQEYSEDFGQIHHGLNVEPTREELNSLTEACSRLWELDMNRLVPGKDYRIECGEGKKVYQKDDMASENLFSWLGDDVLTKPTYSRFCALLDNYNPHQGYKEVVTQQDKHEEAAFIEEIARTAPIKYLHRYLVLKGVASQDYDDFKAMLTSLWFNLYGRCGNSSCSSAFEHVFVGEIKEQRQGETEVSGFHNWIQFYLEEAKGNVDYQGYIFPRRRGESPDSETQLLTVQFEWHGVLKSVSSSLIGVSPEFELALYTLCFFMGGEDNRVDIGPYTVNVKCYRMGNNKIGSVFPIAEN, from the exons ATGGAGGGGCTCATCAAGGGTTTGGCCAAAGCGGCGATCGACGTCTTggacggcggcgacggccggcggGAGCGGGACGAAGACCGCGACGAGGCGCCGAGGAGGCACCGCCCCGCGCGGGACGCCGAGGAAggggaggaggatgaggagggcCGCGAGCAGCGGGACCGCTCGACGTGGGCCGAG GTGGTCTCCGAGAAGAAGGGCGGCGAGCCGGAGGAGGAGCGCCGGGGTTCTCGGCCCTCCAGGCGG gaggagaggagggaggatgAGGGCTGGGAGAGGACGGGGGGCcggaagcagcagcagcagcagcagcatccaTCTGCGCATGGCGGATCTCACAGCCAG TACCAAGGCGAGGACAGGAGTGATGGTGGTAGCCGGCTACCGCAGCAGCAGGCGCCAGCACACAGGAGGCAGCAACAG gaggagggagaagaaacAAATGATGAAGGTTGGGAAACTGTAGGGGAGAAAAAGCAGCATGGAAGACCACAACAG TGTGAAGCATGGAACGCATACAAAAGGCCACCATCTGAACAAGAGTACTCTGAAGATTTTGGTCAGATCCACCATGGCCTAAATGTAGAGCCTACcagggaggagctcaatagcttGACGGAAGCATGTAGCCGGTTGTGGGAGCTTGATATGAACCGTCTTGTTCCTGGTAAGGACTACAGAATTGAATGTGGAGAGGGAAAGAAGGTTTATCAGAAGGATGATATGGCATCTGAAAACCTATTCAGCTGGCTAGGCGATGATGTGCTCACCAAGCCCACCTACTCTCGCTTCTGTGCGCTTCTTGACAATTACAACCCACACCAAGGGTACAAAGAAGTTGTTACTCAGCAGGACAAGCACGAAGAAGCAGCATTTATTGAAGAGATTGCCCGGACAGCGCCGATTAAGTACTTGCACCGGTATTTAGTGCTGAAGGGAGTCGCATCCCAAGACTATGATGACTTCAAGGCAATGCTGACATCCCTTTGGTTTAATTTGTATGGAAGATGTGGCAACTCTAGCTGCTCTTCTGCATTTGAGCATGTGTTTGTTGGTGAGATAAAGGAACAGAGACAAGGAGAGACCGAGGTCTCAGGATTCCATAACTGGATTCAG TTTTATCTGGAAGAAGCCAAGGGAAATGTGGACTACCAAGGCTACATATTCCCAAGACGGCGTGGGGAATCG CCTGATTCGGAGACACAGTTACTGACCGTTCAGTTTGAGTGGCATGGTGTGCTGAAATCAGTATCAAGCTCTTTGATTGGTGTTAGCCCTGAGTTCGAGCTGGCACTCTACACACTGTGCTTCTTTATGGGCGGGGAGGATAACCGCGTCGATATCGGCCCATACACAGTGAACGTCAAGTGCTACCGTATGGGTAACAACAAGATTGGATCAGTCTTTCCCATTGCTGAGAACTGA